Below is a window of Conger conger chromosome 16, fConCon1.1, whole genome shotgun sequence DNA.
taaGAGCAGGAGTTCAACACGGTTGATTGCGCTTCAGGATCAGCTTGCTTTTAGGGCTTTTTATTGACATGGaaactgtctgtctctgtctgtttctgtctaCTGTAATCAGGGATTgttggtgtgtatgagtgtgtgtatgtcttaaTGATACTTTCTAGAACATTAAGTTGCACCGCCGCTTAATTCATTGTATGGTTATACAAAATGGTATCAAATTTGATTTGTGTATTTATAGAGgatccaaaaaacaaaacaaaaaagttattttatataagccattcagccaacatctccatttcatttcagcaattatttgtggaaaataaCTGTATGATGTAcacatgtatttgttttgtttctgtagaaaaacatgattaaaataattttgtacaCCAATTGCTTTTCAGCCCTGACACAGTACCGGAAGGCAACATGATTATAGAAAGCATAAAAGCTCCTGTACCCCAGTCCTCTGTCAGATGACGCAAGgctaacaataactaaatcTGTATGCGACAGACAGCAGAATGtcttctgtgtctgtttgttagGGGTAGGACATAATGAGTATGCTGTGTGCAGTGGGGTTCTGCGTATCTGCGCAAATATTTGCTAATGAACAGCTTGGTGTCCTGCCTCTCTCCAACCAGACCACAGCATAGGTTTGCAGAGTGATGTCATCACCTATGGGACTTCCTCTCTACCAACAATGTAGTTTTGCAATGTATCTTCCATATCACTCATTaatgaaaacaatgttttaaaaatattatgtatctctctcccctgcgaccctgttcaggataagcaggttcagataatggatggatggttggatggatgTATCTCTCTCAATCACTGCCAGTTGAAATACCTCCCCAGCAATTTAATGAGTGGAATAGGATGATATCTtcatttatttggaaaaaacaaaaaccacggATCAGATTTCAGACATTACAGCTGCCTAAGGATAAAGGTGGAATGGCCCTACCCTGCCTGGAAGATTATTACAGAGCAGCGCACCTATGTTTTCTGGTATGCTGGTGTGATCCCGAATATGATGCAAAATGGAAGAACTTAGAACAAAATATAATAAGTGTACCTCTCCCGTCTATACTGGGAGACAAatctctccaaaaaaaaaaattataaacatAAAGGAGGCAACTAATTGGATTGTAACCCCGCTAAATGTTTGGCACAGAAAATTTGAAAGAAATGCACAAACATTATGCTGGGTAGCATTTCACACCAGCAAAATTGGACAGTAGGTTTAAACATTGGACAGATTTGGGTATCACCTCATACTGTAAAATTTCCTCCAATACTGGATTACATTCAtttcaacaactgaaagaaaCCCATGACCAGATATATTCAGTTAAGAGATTATTttgataaaaacattaaaaccatTGGAGAcgagggaaagagggaaagagcctGGTGGGGATATTTACTAGGGCATATAAAGGAAAACTAATCTCCAGAATTTATTCTGCTTTACAATTAGGTGGGATTCTCTACAACATACATAAAACCAAGGTGGGAAAAAGAGGCTAATATACAGATAACTGAAGATGATTGGTTAAACATTTGCAGGACAAAGTCCTCTACCACTAGTTCAGATCCATGGAGGGAATTCACCTGGAAAAACACTGTAAGATTTTTCATAACTCCAAAAATTAAAGTTTACAGACCAATAAACAAGAACACGGACAGTGTTGGAGAAGGTGTGGTAATATGTCTGCTGACCACTTTCACATATTTTGGGAGTGCCCTAAGGTTTCTGCTTATTGGGTAGATGTTGTAACAGTAATCAGATCAATAATCGACAGGCACCTGGATCTTAGTTTCAGCATTATTTATTAAGGAAACATACCAACTTGGTTGAATAAGCAAGACAGATACTTACTACAAATACTATTAGTATGTAGCAAGAAGGCAATACCCAGAAAATGACTAGCGGAAGTCCAATAATTTTGGATTGATAGAGATGGTTGAAGAAATTTATAGCATGGAAAGATTAACATTTTACCTAAGATATGATACTGAGAAAGGTAACAGATATTGGGAAACCTGGAGACGCTACTGGGATCAGATGTGATCTATAAGGACTCTGTAATCTCTGGTGTGTCTCTGAAAAGTATTAGGGATCTTGTGTATTTATGGAGGATCACTTACCCTTTGTGGGCACCCTGTGCTACCGCAGCcctttgtttttctcatttttcattttcatttctgagtgATGTCTGACATTCCACTTGACCGTGGTTGACCCTGTCCGTcgtttcttttgtttgtgtatgtattctGTGAACTTTGTAACCCTTTATAACCcttttttttcaagaaaaaaaaatcaaactcaAGCACTAATGACAacaatgaatattaaaataGCACATATGAGAAGGCCAGCTGACCAATGAGTCTCATTCCAGCACAGAGCATTTGTTCTGAGTAGGCCACGTAGAGGCAAACCATAAACATAGCCTATGTGAAAAACAGTAGCAGGTGCGTCTAAAGcatatttacagtgcatccggaaagtattcacagcgcttcacttttcccacattttgttatgttacagccttactccaaaatggaataaatgcattttttttcctcaaaattctacacacaacaccccataatgacaacatgaaagaagtttttttgaaatttttgcaaatttattaaaaataaaaaactaagaaatcacatgtacataagtattcacagcctttgccatgaagctcaaaattgagctaaggtgcatcctgtttccactgatcaaccttgagatgtttctacagcttaattggagtccacctgtggtaaattcagttcattggacatgatttggaaggcacacacctgtctatataaggtcccacagttgacagtgcatgtcggagcacaaaccaagcatgacgtcaaaaggaattgtctgtagacctccgagacaggattgtctcgaggcacaaatctggggaagggtacagaaacatttctgctgctttgaaggtcccaatgagcacagtggcctccatcatccataaatggaagaagttcggaaccaccaggactcttcctagagctggccgcccatctaaactgagcaatcgggggagaagggccttagtcagggaggtgacaaagaacccgatggtcactctgtcagagctccagcgttcctctgtggagagaggagaaccttccagaaggacaaccatctctgcagcaatccaccaatcaggcctgtatggtagagtggccagacggaagccactccttaataaaaggcacatggcagcccgcctggagtttgccaaaaggcacctgaaggactctcagaccatgacaagcaaaattctctggtctgatgagacaaagattgaactctttggtgtgaatgccaggcgtcatgtttggaggaaaccaggcacggctcatcacctggccaataccatccttacagtgaagcatggtggtggcagcatcatgctgtggggatgcttttcagcggcaggaactgggagactagtcaggattgagggaaagatgaatgcagcaatgtacagagacatcctggatgaaaacctgctccagagcgctcttgacctcagactggggcgacggttcatctttcagcaggacaacgaccctaagcacacagccaagatatcaaaggagtgacttcaggacaactctgtgaatgtccttgagtggcccagccagagcccagacttgaatccgattgaacatctctggagagatctgaaaatggctgtgcaccgaagCTCCCCAttcaacctgatggagcttgagaggtgctgcaaagaggaatgggcgaaactgcccaaagataggtgtgccaagcttgtggcatcatattcaaaaagacttgtggctgtaattgctgccaaaggtgcatcaaaaaagtattgagcaaaggctgtgaatacttatgtacatgtgatttcttagctttttatttttaataaattaaatttaataaaatttcaaaaaggcttctttcatgttgtcattatggggtgttgtgtgtaaaattttgaggaaaaaaaagaatttattccattttggaataaggctgtaacataacaaaatgtgggaaaagtgaagcgctgtgaatactttccggatgcactgtatttttAACAATATAACAGCATGTAAAGAGCTAGATGTATAGCCAGGTAATAAACTATTGCATTAGGCCTACTAAGACCACAAACCCATTGGTCGTATTGCATATAAGTAATCTAAAAACTAAGTAAAACGACACAAAGATACTGAGGAGTTTGTAGAAGGTGGTTATCAATTTGTTTAATATTCTCATTGGTCACGAATTGTGTCCCTGCGCAGTTGTCTTCTTGTCGCTGCGCAGTTGTACAATACAGTTTGTAAGTTCCGGTtgcagttgaaaaatgaaagcGTTTCCTGTACTATTATCTTGTTACTGAAGAGAATCGTTGGCGCTGGCGTCGGGCAGAGATTTGAGCGGTGGACGCTGGGTAGGACGTGAAGTCGGCCATGTTTACCTTTTCATAGTGGTTGAAGGAGAGATACCCAGTAATGAAGGGGATCCGAAATTTCAGTCATATATCTGTAAGGCAACTAACACCATTCTCTGATACAAGTGGTTTCTATGTGGCCTCATTTTGTATCTTGCTGTGTAATTACAAGTTATTAGCTAAATAAATATGATTAAATTTAACTCTGGTCTCGCTAAGCTAGCTGCCTTCCCAGCTAGCTAGCCGGTCAACTGGATATAATATTTAGCGTAGCGGGCTAACTTCTTATAAAGGCATAATAAGTAAACAGATTTGTTATGTGTATGTGGCTATCTTGTTATATAGTTCGTTCCAATCGTTCTGGTTATCCGGTTGATGATGGCTGTATCAGGAAGTTTAATTCGGTCAGTAGCATGCAGCGTTAGCCTAGTTTCCATCTCTTTCCAGTGAAGGTCattgctttattttctttcctttttcaaGTTGTTTGCGTCATTACTGTCAATTGGAAAACAACACACTTAACGTGTTAAAGTGTTGGCAAATGTAAATGGTTCAAACGTTTAACGGTTTGATAAACATGATGTTATGTcgctagctaatttagctaactagctagctgcgGTTCATCTCTTGTAAttgccagctagctaactatcCGGCTTACTGTTGACAGTAATGTGTTCCCTTAAGGAAGGCCAACACAAAAGCCAGGGTTAAGGATACTATTTGAAAGTGGGCGTCTGTGGTGATTATTTTCCGTGTTTTCAATAGCTGTCAGCAACTAACAAGCCCTCTTCAAAGCACGTAGCTAACAGGCTCGACAACGTTCGGCTAGCTTTCTCAACACATGTCCGTGCTAGCCTAGCTATCTTGTTGATCCTAGCTGTCTTGTTGAATCTTGTTGTTTTCTTGATTCGAAAGAATCGAAATGTTCACCAGCCTGGGACTCAAGGCTGTAAATTAGAGCTATGCTGTCGTTCGATGTCCCTTTCCATTGTCTTCATATTTTGCCAAATATGGCTGGCTGCCCGCCCTTGATAAGCCACGAATGACAAATAATGTACGTTCACCGCAAAATTATATCGGAATTTGTTTTAGTGATCGTTAATTCACAGATTCCATTTCCGTTTTCATGCACTGCCTGGCAGCAGTTTGAGGGGTCATTTCAGGTCGCCACGGTAACTGCTGTGTATAGCCCAGCTGTGGCTCAGATTTTTGATAACGCATTTGAGTCTTCCGATTCGATTCCTTCTGAGGATTATTATCGTTTTATCCACGCTGAAGGTATACGCTACCCCTTGCACCTTTACAGTAAGGTGTGTGCGTCCTCCAGAAATCCGTTCCGTGTAGAAGTAATGGAAATGTACGACGAGCTACACCACTCAACAATATAAGAGCTGTGAGCTGCACTGGCACTATTTGGCGTTCCGTCTTTGCTGCGGCACAATGCTCGTTTCCAGGGCTCGTTACCTGGAGGAGCCTGTGCGCTTCACAGCGTACGAGTCTTCAGCCATTGAATGCACATGTCAGTGAAGACGTTGACGTGTTTTTCTCTCCTGCAGAAACGGTTCTATGCGGCCCCCCGGAGCAGCAGATCTCTGACAGAGCCGCTAGCCGGCTTAAAGCTCCCCAAAGGGGCTGCACACCCCCACCAAGATGCCCAAGtatgtctctgcctgtctcacaGAGCCCTCACCCTGCTGTGACTGCACCTCTAATTcatgctgtttgtgtgtacaccACTTTGTACTGGGATTACTGATGGTAGATGCTGCACATTTGTGACTGAATGGTGGTAATAACACATccagataaaatatatatttatgagCCTTTTGTCATGTAGACTTCACAAAGAAAACTATTGACATGTTCTACATAATGAAGATTATGAGATTTGTTTTGGCGTGTGTTGCCAGTTTCCCTTTTTCCGGTCCACTACCCTCGTACAAATGTTCATGGGAGTGCTTGCAGATGTTAGTACTGTTATACTGTAGAGAGGATGCGTAACCGCCAACGTGTAATATTATGTGTGTGGATTGAACGTTACAGGTGACCAGGCTTCCCAATGGCCTGGTGATTGCGTCCCTGGAGACCTACTCCCCGGCCTCTAAGATCGGCCTGTTTGTGAAAGCGGGAAGTCGTTATGAGACCACGGGAAACGAGGGCGTCACTCACATGCTGCGGCTCGCTGCCAACCTGGTGAGCACCGAGGATAAACCCTCTCtcacaggccctctctcacaggcaggccctctctcacaggccctccctgtctctcattcTATTCGTCTgtctctctttatttctctctcactcttaatTCAAATTCTGTCTCTTCTGTTTCGTTCCCCACAAGGCTTTGCTCTATATCAGCACTACTCAGCTCCACGTcttgcgggccgcagtgtctacaggcGTTTGTCTCAACCgggcgctacaccacctgactTCACGAAGTgccttatctgaaccaagcaggtaaaataattggtgaaatcaggtggtgtagcacacggtgGGAGCAAATTCCTGCtgacactgcagcccgcaggatgtggagttgagtagcgctgctttaTATATTGCTGGTTGAACAAGAATTCTTAGTGTCAAGTACTGTGTCTTGCATGTCTGTAAAGCATGTGGTCTCTGAATTCTGAAAGGGTTTAAAGGCCCACTCGcatagcttctttttttttagcttttcttCTCACCTTGGAGCTTTCGTTtagtgttccatactgattaacgtaaaaaaaaaaaaaaaaagtatatatatatatatatttatatttatatttatattttaaagtgGGCAAAGTATGCATGCCGACATATGTTTTTGTACAATTATCAGATTTGCTAAATGttagcacagagagctgactATTGGGCTCTGGGGCACTCTGgtggcagggttagggacttctCAAAAAACCTACCTCCCTGCTCTTTGCAAAAGTTTTGTGAGTGTTTTAGATCTTAAAACACCAAGAAGAGAAAgctgatgcgtgtgggcctttaagaaTTCCATACACTTGTGTGCAATAAGGCAGACTGGGCTCTCGTCCAGTGGTTTAATTTAGCCTCACCCCCAGTCTCTCTTGTTAAATTGTTGCTGTGAATCTGTTTTTGTTCCAGACCACAAAGGGTGCGTCCGCGTTCAAGATCTGTCGGGGTGTGGAGGCCGTGGGGGGCAGCTTGAGGTGAGTCTGTTTAACTGGGTGTGTTTgcatagctgtgtgtgttttatatagctgtgtgtgttttgtataaaGGCGTGCGTTTGcgtagctgtgtgtgttctaTATAAAGGCGTGTGTGTAACTTGGTGTGTTTGCATAGCTGTATTttttatacaggtgtgtgtttgtgtaacttGGTTTGTTTGCGtagctgtgtgttttgtataaaggcgtgtgtttgagcagctgagtgtgttttgtattaaggtgtgtgtgtgtttgtataactgtgtttgcttgtgtaagGGTGTGTCTGTTCATTGGTAACATGTATTTGTAacggtgtatgtttgtgtccgCAGTGTGACCTCCTCCAGGGAGAACATGATCTACTCGGTGGACTGTCTGAGAGACCATGTGTGAGTACTGTGACCGGAAGCTGGCCTACTACTTCCTTTATTTTTAAAGCTGCCATGGGAGGGGCTACAGTCACATTTGGGGAAGATGCATATGGTTGCATTTGTGCTCTGGGCAGCAGTTGTAGCATAATGTCCAGGGAACTTTGTTTGTATGTCCACGGCTGTAGGTTTGATTCATGGTGGGAAGACTGAGTTACTCTGCTAttatacccttgagcaaggtgcttgGCCagattgcttcagtaaaaatgtCCAGCTGTTTAAGTGGGTTCATGTAAAGGATATAAGCCGTgtattgctctggataagagcatctgccaactgccattaaatgtaaatgctcCATTACCAATTAAATGTTCTGCTATGTTTTTTTACATAGCTTTTTTCTTGGTGAGCACATTAAGGAACTTTTGAGTTAAGATTATATGGAGGATGTGCACCGTTGTGGTGCTGCTTttccagtgtttgtgtgtgcgtgtgtgttgcagcGATACCGTCATGGAGTACCTGATTAACGTAACCACAGCCCCCGAGTTCAGGCCTTGGGAGGTGAATGACCTCACGTCGAGGCTGAAGATTGACAAGGCCTTGGCCAGTCAGAATCCACAGATCGGTGAGACCGATGTCCGCTCAACCAACCGTGTGTCAGTCACCCCAGAATTGTCCCACCGGCTAAGTGATCTTTTCTTGAATTGCAGCTGTGTTGGAAATACTGCATGCGGCTGCCTACAAGAATGCCCTGTCCAACTCTTTGTACTGCCCAGACTACAtggtgggtcatgtgacctcagAGCAGGTGAGGACCACACCTTTCACTCTACACCAGTGTTGTCCTGGCAACCCACACTAGCACTGCCATGGCAGTGGGTATAGTGTCTGTTTTCTTACTCTGTCGGTGTTGCCATGGTGGTTCTCTCTCACACCAGCACCCCATAGCAgcaggtacagcacacacactcatctgtcTCGCTTCTTCTCTCCTTAGCTGCACACCTTTGTCCAGAACAATTTCACCAGTGCGAGGATGGCTTTGGTGGGACTGGGTGAGTTTCATTCAATAaccctgtgcgtgcgtgcgtgcgtgcgtgcgtgcgtccgtgcgtgcgtccgtgcgtccgtgcgtgcgtccgtgcgtccgtgtgtccgtgtgtttgcatgtctacgtgtctgtgcgtgcgcaTGCATCCCCATGCAGATTTGAGCCGCATTACGACTCTTTATTTGTATGCGTTTGCACAGGTGTGGATCACTCCGTGCTCAGGCAAGTGGGGGAGCAGTTTCTAAACGTCCGCAGCGGGACAGGGGTCGCCGGCGCCAAGGCACAGTACCGAGGAGGTAAACGCGCCAACTGTACCGTGGCATCGAGCCTTGTCTGCTAGAGCGCAGTAACAAGGACTCGCCACTAGAGATCAGGAGTGTGCATCGAGCTTGAATGCCGACACTAAAGGAGCGTCATAAGGGCGTACGTAGtcataatgtgaaatgtaatggtgttgacctttgacctctgacctttctgtAGGGGAAGTGCGGAACCAGAGCAGCGACAGCCTGGTGCACGTGGCACTGGTGAGCGAGGGGGCAGTGTCGGGCTCGGCGGAGGCCAGCGCCTTCAGCCTGCTGCAGCGCGTGCTGGGAGCCGGGCCTCGCGTCAAGCGCGGCTCCAACACCACCAGCAAGCTGAGCCAGGGCATCGCCAAGGCAACGCCCAGCCCCTTCGACGTGAGTGGCCCGGTCATGTGACCGCCGGGACAGTGTCCAGTGTTTACTGTAAAGCCGTGATAAAATGAGTCCAAGGACTTGGATGAAATTCGGTCTCATTTCCGCAGCCATTTTAAGTTTCTGTCTGTCCTGCTTTTGGCTGATTTATGCTTCTGCTACAGTCTCGTACGACGTCGCCACAGAAGAAATGATGCAAATGTGACACTTTTTGATGTTGTGTTGGCGACGGGTGTCCTATGCCTGCAGATTTATAAGGTCGCAGACGCCTGTCAGAAGTGTCGCGCAGCCGTGATTGGATAGCTGAAAAGACGACAATGTTGCCATGGCGAGGATACTTTACTACTAGGCTActtgtttttatgaatgaaggCCTTTGCACAAACCGCTAGCAAAATGGATGGGTATGAGGAGCAGTAGTGacaaaccacactgtctctgAACTATAAATGCAAAAACGCATAAATGAGCCTGTAcagtgtgcgtctgtctgtaaCTGAGCGCTGTGAGCTAAAGCCCTGAGCGCTGTGAGCTGAAGCCCTGAGCGCTGAGCGCTGAGCCCCGCAAAGCCTTACCTGACCTcaccttctcctctcctctcctaccTTCCCCTGTAGGCCTCGGCTTTCAATGCTGACTACTCCGACTCGGGGCTGTTTGGGGTCTACACCATCTCGCAGAGCGACTCGGCTGGAGATGTGAGTTCTGCTGGACACCACACTCTAAATCCTTAAGTCTCTGCTGAGCCTCAGCTGGAGTGGAGTATGCACAGGCAGCAGGGAGAAGTAGGTTATAATAAGTGTTAACAGAGTGGGAGGCCAATATGTGTGAACGGTGTAGTGTAATCTTGAAGGAACTTATAACTCAAAGGCTTAGGGTAGGTCCCAGCTAAGGTGCTGCCGATGTACCCATGATGgaagtacttaacctgaattgcttcaggaaAAATGTccagtcgtgtgtgtgtgtgtgtgtgtgtgtgtgtgtgtgtgtgtgtatatatatatatgtatgtatgtatgtatgtatatatatgcagTGTTTGTAAAAATGAGGTCTGTAGAAGCCACCCTATATAAGACTATCTGCTGAATGTGGAAATTGTAGTGTGCTCGGGCTGTAGAGACTGGTGTAGTTAGCCGGTGGGCGTTACCTGGGTGACAGATGTGCTGGTCTCCGCAGGTGATCCGGGCGGCCGCCGCCCAGGTGGACAGCGTGGCACAGGGAGGCCTCACCCCAACTGACCTCTCCAGGGCCAAGTGAGAACTCACACCTACAACCCCTTTAATTTACCACCCTGTTCCTCACACTGAGCCTTATATAAGGCTTGGCCTTATTCACCTTATGCACATAGCTTAGCACTGAATCAGGTCATGTGACTGCAGGAGCCAGCTGACGGCGGAGTATCTGATGGCTCTGGAGTGCTCAGACACGGCCCTGGAGGTGCTGGGCCTACAAGCACTGCTGGGAGGAGCCTACCAGGCCCCAGAAACTGTAGTCCAGAACATCAACTCTGTCACCGCCGATGATGTCATCAATGTGAGCCCCCGTCTCTGTTGGAGTGCATGATTCTGTGATTCTGGTGACTGTGATCACACAGGGTTGAGGAAATGCACTGCTTCTGTCTGTGCAGGATGCAGAAAGTCTCTGAAACATGTGTGTCTTCAGACCTCAGAGTAACCTTCTCACACCACACTAAAGTACACATAGAGATCCAGCATTATCCACCATTTTCTGGTGGCATATTCTTATACTGTGAAATGCATGAGTTGGATAATGGTTCAGAAGTGACCCACAAATGGAGCAGGTATGAATGTACATTGGGgatttgtattcatttgtttACCCTCCCTCCACCAGGCTGCGAAAACGTTTGTGGCTGGGAAGAAGACGATGGTATCTAGTGGACATCTGATGAACATGCCCTTCATAGATGAATTGTGAAGAGTGAGGTTTGAATTGGCAAAGAGACATGGTATCCATCGCTGCTGGGTCAACAGATCCACTCACTTCCGGTTCCCATGGCAACTCTGTCTCCAGGAAATGACCGCATTGCCAGCACCAACTACAACTGTTGTTTATCGTCTGGTCTGTGCTAAGTTTCGTCCACTATTGTATATCCAATGTAAATTCATTAAAATCTCTATGGTATTTTTCTGGGTCTGTTTAAT
It encodes the following:
- the LOC133114450 gene encoding cytochrome b-c1 complex subunit 2, mitochondrial yields the protein MKGIRNFSHISKRFYAAPRSSRSLTEPLAGLKLPKGAAHPHQDAQVTRLPNGLVIASLETYSPASKIGLFVKAGSRYETTGNEGVTHMLRLAANLTTKGASAFKICRGVEAVGGSLSVTSSRENMIYSVDCLRDHVDTVMEYLINVTTAPEFRPWEVNDLTSRLKIDKALASQNPQIAVLEILHAAAYKNALSNSLYCPDYMVGHVTSEQLHTFVQNNFTSARMALVGLGVDHSVLRQVGEQFLNVRSGTGVAGAKAQYRGGEVRNQSSDSLVHVALVSEGAVSGSAEASAFSLLQRVLGAGPRVKRGSNTTSKLSQGIAKATPSPFDASAFNADYSDSGLFGVYTISQSDSAGDVIRAAAAQVDSVAQGGLTPTDLSRAKSQLTAEYLMALECSDTALEVLGLQALLGGAYQAPETVVQNINSVTADDVINAAKTFVAGKKTMVSSGHLMNMPFIDEL